CGTCATTTTAATATGTTATGTCAGATTTATTtagtgaaattgattgtaaagAAGACATGTgacaaaattaatttgtaaataatgtccatatttatttaaatatttattgagAAGTTAAAGTCTAAGAATGTTCTTATCTCTTTATAAACTTCAAAGAAACAGACAAGAGTATGTTtttaaatcccctatatattatttgagaagcattgcaacattttttgtacccacgtgtcatcactagaatgattcttagaatccttagagaaataggttggttcatctaaatatataataatctttttattaaaccacaataaatacattattaatgtgcttcattatttccttagataagattacggaattgtctaatgtggctaaagtatatatgacaattaattattttgtataataaagatttgataaaaataagtgtgtattataattatatttgtttaattttaagctattaaaataaattaaacaatcatagtaaccatataataaaaattaaaaaaattatttatatatattatattttgaatttttaaaaacgagtataaattactgaaaactgttaaaagtttcatattcaaattttgtgatctatgatttataacttttattatgacatgatacaaataattaaaaaaataatataagttgaaagtctcatttaataggtatcaaaaataaaagatatataaatatatgtatcattttaaattaagcTATATGCcacataaaaatacttaaatatcttaattttgaaatttactttgaacatgtttttgataaaaaatttaaaaaaatattgacaacttaatttttttaaatattataaattacttaaaccattaatcccacagtggaaattttgttatcactaatttagactttttactataacagaaacaaataataaaaaaatatgagcaaaaagcatcatctaatatatattaatattaaaatataccatatatatgttactatcatttaaatttaattatatatcgtatcaaatagaaaatattttttcgatttataaaatttatttatatgttcgcaccaatttatttatataagtagtagataatgactttttaattattcaatatatgtttattatttcataatatgttataaacatataatatataaaataatttatatatataatgtttattccgcGCTAACCTAGTGGCAATATAATTCCCAAAAACAGATTTCATTTCTTAACAATAATCAAAGCCGCTATTAATCCCAAAGTTAAAGCCTTAAAAGGGCTTTTATGAAAATAACTGCGAAACTGAAACGCAAATGTATAATGCGTTTCGCCTTATCTTATCTCATCGTCAAACGTTCTCATTAGAGACAGGCGCGCCAAGAGATTACGTCCACTTCCTCTGATTCTCCAAACCTTCaagcttcttccttttttggaagaattcaattaattatttattctctttaactaaacaaatattttatccaAACTATTGTCAAAGTCCATGCGATAGAATCATCTTCATCACCAATCATCATCACCTTTCTCTGTCTATACTTCTTCCTCTCTAATGGCTGACTCCAAGGAACTCGGCACCGCGAGCCGCCGTATCTCCGTCTTCACCAATCATCTCATCCCCTTGGAAACAATTCCAACTCGCGTTCACTCAGTGGAACTCTCTACTGCCTCGTCGATGAATGACAATTACCATAAGGTTCACGGTGAAGTGCCGACTCACCAAGTCGTTTGGAGAAAAGCTGATCTCGTCGGTGACGACGGAGAAACGAAAGAGTTCGTTGACATTATATATGAGAAAGCCGTCGGTGAAGATATTGCCAAGGTTTGTTAGTGTAACGTGTTCGactaactctctctctctctctctctggtgtgtgtgtttctttcttcttcagttgAATAGTTGTTGGTTATGTAGATTACTATAAACCGTCCGGAGAGAAGAAACGCGTTCCGGCCTCAGACTGTGAAGGAGCTTATGCGTGCGTTTAACGACGCCAGAGACGATAGCTCTGTAGGAGTCATCATACTCACCGGCAAGGTAATTTAGTTAGTTATGAGCTTTCTCTAGCTTAGGCCCAATCCTGTGCATAGCGATAGTTGTCAAAGTTTGAATGGTAATTTGGCTCCAAaatgattgaaaatatatatgtatttgatcatttagtttttttttcaagtcaCATAAATGTCAGGACCGACCCTAGGCTAAGAGCTTTTGTGTTGAGTCTTTAGAGTTTGATGAAAAAGAGTTCTTCTGTTTAGATTGTTGTAAGTGAAATGATTGTTCTGAATAGTtatgttgatggtttagggaaCGAAAGCGTTTTGCAGTGGTGGTGATCAAGCGTTGAGGACACCAGATGGTTATGCTGATCCCAATGATGTTGGTCGACTTAATGTCCTTGATCTCCAGGTATGTCTTTGATTttctatactaaaataaaagCGCAGGTTATCTTAGTCTTAGTAGGATTAGTGTATTTATTCAACTTTGTTTCTTATCTTCATTCTCAGGTTCAAATCCGAAGACTGCCAAAACCAGTTATCGCAATGGTAAGTAGATTCAAACAATTTCTTGTTTAGTCTATGCATCTTTTACTGATCTTGGTTGCGTGTTTCTTGTGATGACTAATTCAGGTTGCTGGTTATGCTGTTGGGGGAGGACATATCTTGCACATGGTCTGCGATCTAACCATTGCAGCTGATAATGCTATTTTCGGTCAGACGGGTCCTAAGGTTTTCCCTCTAGCCTCTTTTTTCAACTTTGAATGTGACAGTGAAGTAGGAGCAGAGTTTATACTAATCCTCATTGATCATTAAGTATCGATTTTCTGTCTgcaggttggaagttttgatgcTGGTTATGGAAGTTCAATCATGTCTCGTCTGGTAATAACTCGATACAACTAACTGACTAGTAGTACTACGATGCAACAAACACGGGCTGATCAAACTgtctgaaaaaacaaaaacaggtTGGTCCTAAAAAGGCACGAGAAATGTGGTTCATGACGAGATTCTACACAGCTTCGGAAGCAGATAAAATGGGACTTATCAATACAGTTGTACCGGTAAAATTAATCAGTAGTGTTATCACAGATTCATAAATGCATAACTTACTTTCTTGTTTTGTTCATTCACTGAGACATGTTTTTGTATGTTCCAGCTAGAGGAATTGGAGAAAGAAACTGTAAAATGGTGCAGAGAAATCTTACGGAATAGCCCTACTGCAATCCGTGTTCTTAAGGCAGCACTCAATGCAGTCGATGATGGCCATGCTGGACTTCAGGTTCTAGCCTTTTCCACCAACTTGTTAAGCCACAAGTCAGtattatttcattaatataCTTCTTTCCTAAACATTATTTGGTATACAGGGGCTAGGAGGTGATGCGACGCTCTTATTCTATGGAACCGAAGAAGGTATAGAAGGAAGAACAGCTTATATGCAACGTCGACCACCGAACTTCTCTAAATTTCCCCGGCGACCTTGAACTCACTTCTAAGCTCAGTTCAGGTGTTTTCATGTCAAACATTTGTCCTCATTTCAATCAAATTCC
The nucleotide sequence above comes from Brassica napus cultivar Da-Ae chromosome A9, Da-Ae, whole genome shotgun sequence. Encoded proteins:
- the LOC106381977 gene encoding 1,4-dihydroxy-2-naphthoyl-CoA synthase, peroxisomal — its product is MADSKELGTASRRISVFTNHLIPLETIPTRVHSVELSTASSMNDNYHKVHGEVPTHQVVWRKADLVGDDGETKEFVDIIYEKAVGEDIAKITINRPERRNAFRPQTVKELMRAFNDARDDSSVGVIILTGKGTKAFCSGGDQALRTPDGYADPNDVGRLNVLDLQVQIRRLPKPVIAMVAGYAVGGGHILHMVCDLTIAADNAIFGQTGPKVGSFDAGYGSSIMSRLVGPKKAREMWFMTRFYTASEADKMGLINTVVPLEELEKETVKWCREILRNSPTAIRVLKAALNAVDDGHAGLQGLGGDATLLFYGTEEGIEGRTAYMQRRPPNFSKFPRRP